Within Malus domestica chromosome 04, GDT2T_hap1, the genomic segment GTGTTTGgtcaacaaaaaaaatggagttttaactaggggtgggcaaacggttCCTGGATCCGTGGGGCGGGCCGGTTCTTTGCGGTTAGGGGCGGGTATGGGACGGGTCTAAAAATTACAAATACAAAACGGGCTAGGCCGGGCCGGTTCCTTATAAATAACGGGGCAGGCCGAttcaaaaaattggaaaaaagggGCCCCCGGCCCGGACCGTTCATTGCATCTATGATCTACCCTCTATTATTACTCATTTACCCTAACTATCCCCTCACCCTCTCTCTATCCCGTCTCCACTCTCCTCCCTCgatctctcctccctctcgatcTCTCTCGATCTCTTCCCTCTCGATCTCTCGATTTCATAGAAGATGACTAACGCCAGAGACGAACCGGGTGGAAGCAACAGCGGTGGCGGTGGAGGCGGATTTCATAGAGAGCAAGCAAAGACCTAGAATCCAATTGGGAACTCGATTATTTGCTCTGATGAAATACCCACTGAAGAAGAAGGCCATGTCGCTATTAATTTCACAGAAGTTGTTCCTTTTGCTTCGGactactatttttcttttaaatttttttactttaGGAATTGTTTGTGATGATTTTTGTTGGGTGTAGCTGCGTTGTAGCTACTTTATCAAGGTTCGGTCCTCCAAAAAGGGGTTGGTGGCGTTTCTTTCCCCcccattttaattctttttttttttcgattttattgtaaatttatataatttgaaTATTTTGCTTCGTGGCGTTGGTATTTTTTCTAAAGTTTATGATATTATTTCTGTAAAGATTTGTTCTTTGTGGATATGCACCCAGATATGTGCATTTGTGTGTGTGATTTTTTTCCTTGAGCGATTTGAGGATGTTGAGGAAGGCGATGAGGTCCTAGAGCGATTTGAGTCTATGTGGGGGACGAGCGCATTGAATCGTTTGGAAATGGCGGGGCAGCGGATGAGGGTCTTGATGTCGAAGACCGAGTCGAACATCGGGAGGAAGATCGAGAGGATGAGCAAGTCCGGGAGGCGATCaaaatcggaaaaaaaaaaaaaagtaaaaggaCCCGTGGACCCGTCCCAAACCGACCCGTTTCAAATGGGCCGGGTTAGGTCCGGTTCCAATGATCAAATTTACAATACCCGGCCCGGCCCGTCCCGTTTCCTATTTAAGCAGGTCCGGTCCGGTCTCTCTAAAtttgggcccggcccggcctgtgcccacccctagttttaacgaaacactctctatactgttcacttttaacgaaaatgacatttttattctaaaaaatcattcatgatactattcacttacaacatctttttgtcattttgattaaaactcaaaattattaaattttttttattagtttccctaaaaaaaaaaaaaactcttgatTGAGTGGGTTTGATTATAAGAAttacattttcttttcttttcttttttccataAAAGAGACGACGACAAGCTAGCTATCTTATCTGACAAATTTGACACAATACTTGGCTACTAAAAAATTAGTAGAAATTCTTActtaaaaattttcaaaattattcGTTGTCAATTTATAGAATTTCGTGTTTATCATCATAACCGATAAATGACTCTATAAAGAtcgtatttgtaaaaaatcaattaacacTAAGATTGTTTAGGCATCAAActgttttaaaataaatatacggtattggtaaaagcattacgAACCGTCTATGTACTTGCtataatagattgactaaacgtccttagttttaatttattttttgcagatATAATCTTTACAGTGTGATTTATAGTGTGAACGGTTCTGATTATAAACACAAAACTCTgtgattaaaacactaaaaatttTGAGTATTAGTTCCTACTCATTTTTTagtagccaagtattgttcTCAAAATTTTACGTGGCATTTTTTGTCACCTATCTCAAAGTTTGACGCCTGTTATTAACTCTACTTTTAAACACTGTTAattctttgaaaaaaattaaaaaagaaaaaacatgaaAAGTTAAACCTAGAAGCCCAACCGTTCCTGCCACTCCCACTCCCACTCAGTGTCGACCACCACCATGGCATCCCACAaagcttcctcttcttctcctcactGAGAATCTCGTCGTCTCTTTCCAGATCCCCGATACTACCATACCCACTTTACAGTGGCCCGCCATATCCGGGTCCAGATCCTTAACCCCCAACACTTCACCAACGAGCTCGACAAAGGCAATGACGATTCTCCAATTTCAACACCCAGTGGACCACCATGGCGATGGTCTGGGTTCTTcacattacatatatattttttttattcttagtGTTTTTAAGTGAGTTAAAGAGCGTTTAAGTGTAGAGTTAGCAGTTGACAAGTCACAAAGAGTTTTGGATGCAAAAGATTTGAAGTCGCACTAGCATtaagattaaataaaaaattaaccaCACAATATATGATAATTGATTAGGATGTAAAGATTCTTAACATACTCTCAATTTGAATTCGAACAGGATCCAAATCCGTCTAGAATTAGGATTAGGGGTGGTCAATATTAATTGTTTTCTAAGTTAGAAATTCCTTTTATAAAAAGAACTTGCACACATCACACGTGTGAGCGTATTTTATGTCACAATTCAATACACAACTCATGGCACACGCagcaaccaaaaagaaaaaacatctcACCATCTTCCATTCCCACTAAGTCACTATTCCaatcattttactttttatcttaCACCAAAAGGTATTTGTTTGACCAAATCATGTATACATAACATCTTAGGAAGGCtgcaaacaaaaagaaaaatcgaATATTTATCCAAAAAGAGTATGAAACGTTCCAAAATATTCcggttttttatatttatttaccaaaattatGTTTTGCAATCAAGTTTtgtattttattgttaattttgaatgcactttgtttattgtttttatgttaatcatacacttatatattaaaaataaaaagcataTATCACAAAATAAACTGGATTTATATATAAGCATAAATTTGGTCAAACAATAAACTGGATTTAAATATTGAGAAATAACAATAAATTTGTAAGTACGAAAAAGTTcaagaatattaaaaaaacttGTAAAAGAAATGAATTTCTAAATCATGTTTCCAAATTTATGAGATTACTCTGAATTCAAATATTCTAAAACTTTCGAATTTAAAAATTGTGATCCGATCTGACTTAAttctacaatttaaaaaaaatgaaaacgttTTGTTTCCAATTCATTCATCTGACAATCAACCCCAACTGATTGAATCCAATCAAACTGCCCAATAACACAGTCAATTAACTTTCCAGAGGGAGGCCGAAATACCTCTTCGAGTCTTCTCGACCTCAGAATGATAGATTGCTACGACGAAGCCACCAACTGGTccactttaaaaaaattaaataaaatcatCTTTCTAGGGCTTGGAGCTCAACTCATCTATGCGAACTCTctatttttaaaattcaaaCGTAAGATcactcacttacaaatgaagaagaatatcactagactgttTTACTAAGTAGCTTTTCAAATGCATTACATACTCTAATGTTCATTTATTTACCATAAATGTATTGTGTTTGCGTTGTATGAAATAATGCTAAACTTAAACCCAATTTGTTAACCACCAATACCTATAATTTATCGTGCAAAATCTTATCGTTTTATTGCGTTGTATATTACTATCACATCAACTTCTGACTTAGATGCATTCAATCCACGAAAATCGAAATTCactttgaaatttgaagattAATTTGGTACATGAAATAATTTACCAAACAAAGATTCAGTAAAAAGTGACTACAAATACAACCAATGGGTAAATAATGTATGAGAACCAGTACATCCTAAAATACATCTTGTATACGGTCAGAGGGAAGAAACCACTaaatcgtagtactaaatgataTGTATTTGTTAAAATCCACAAAAATTCACTTTTCTCGTTCaattcttccattttttttcttcctacctGCTACcactatttattttcatttccaaattttCATGATGTCAAACCATCGTATTAGAAAACCTAATTGGTCAATGATGAAGATAAAAAGGAGTTCTGGTGAACGTCGTTGACAAGAATGGGTTGGTTGTGttatttttcataatttatCGGAATTTGAATTTGGAGGTTAAATGTTCATAAGTTGAGAATTATTACCTCAAAATGAGTTAGGTGCCACGCACATGAAACTAAATTAAAGggcaatatgaaaaactaaatgagaaaattgtagcaatagtcttTCAACTTTAACCTTAATAGGAGaaatgatcccttaactttaGCCCAATTGAAACAATAGTTCctcaattttaactcaattttAGTAATGTTCTTCTAACATGGCTCATTTTGACAGAAGTTATGACGGagttgacgaaaagaaccataGTTGTACTTTTTGGTGTGTTAAAGGACAAAtggtaatatatttttaattgaggGAGCATCGcttcaattggattaaagttgcgGTACCATTATAACTTAAATGAGATAAACCACACCAGTAAAAGCAATTTACATTGTAACAGCATCGTCGTCATCCTGTCCATGTTGAGATTTTGTTTGAACTGTTTAATTTGAGATGCAGATACCCTCCTTGGCAAAAGTCTCCTTGAATTGCAGATTTGCGATGGCACAAAATAATAAGTAGGTGATTAACTAACTTGTAGCTAATCGTGCTGATATGACAGTAAGTACCAGAAAGAAAAAACACGATGAACCAACTCGGGAGTCGAGCACAAGTTCACAAACACAACAAACTCGCAATCTAAATCCCATTGCAGCTGAGCAATATATAACGTCAAGGAATTATCCGAAGATCGCTTAACCGTAGCAAGAGCACTCTCAGGGAGCAATCTCATTCTTTTTTTCTGTCCAGGAGTCCATTTCTATCTCTTTCTCTTGTATTACTTCCAGCTAGAACTGAATGCGGAAAATATGGGAAAGCATCTCGTGATGTATTTAACCAAAAAAGTTGTGATGCTTCCACATTCTCAAGTGATTTAGACCCTTTTGTACGCACATCTAATTCCCATTCCGTTTGAAGATCGAAGCTATATGAAGCAAATGGCAATGGCTTCGTTTCCTCTGAATGAATGAGCTTAATTAAAAACTGAATAACAAATGGCATAGGCTTCCTTAATTAATTAGGTCCAAACTTGTAACAAAGAAAGGAATAACATCCCTAACTAAAAGATTATacgtaaaaattaaaaactgaatAAGCTTAATTTCAGTAAATGAATCCATAATACTCATCATCCATATATTATAATCTAGGGGATACCCAAATACATAATATACCAAATAGTTTTCAAATTCGGAGCAGAACAGGAAATTATGTCAAGAGATGATGAATGCGAACGGAACATAGAGCATCAACCCAATGACAATGCCAAGTTGCCAACGGAGTCCACGATGAGCAAGTGAGCAAATCAGTCCACAACAGCAAGAGCTTGAAACTGTTTGTCCGAGAAGGCTGCTTCCATGACATGGTGCGGGCCAATATCCCCACCATTCTCCAAGAAGGACCTGACCAAATTATTAGACCAGCCACCCAATAGCGTCACCCCTGGACGAGGCAAAGCGATCGAAGGAAATTCCCAGCACCAAATATCCCAAATCAGAATGTGAGGCACCGCATCATCCCATACCCTTTGTCCTTAAACATGGTCCTTATGGCCTCGTACTGAGTCTCCCAGGCTGCGCTATCAAAAAAATCAGAGCCCATGTTGTAGTTGAAGATAAAGAGCTTCTGGATCATCTGATCTGGCTTCAAATTCTCATTGACAGTCACTTGGAGAATCAAATCAAATACCTTTCGCAAATGAACTACCAGGCGGCCGTCCATTCCCATCGTTGCAGGGTACTGAATACAGATGAGGAAGACGAAATAACAGAGCGTGGTCGTCCCCGGCAGCAGCCGGAAGAGGAGCGGAACTGATCAGCTTTCCTTTCCAGGCCGGCTCTTCATTCAGTTCACTCACAAAAAGTCCCAAACTCGCCGTCAATTCCCTAGCCCCGCCCATAATTCTGTTCATGTTACATACAGCGAAGCAGTTTCTGAATTTGCCACCCTCCTTGTGCTTGCGCAGCAATGCATTCCACTGAAGCTCAGCCGCCTCCCCAACATTCGCATCTTTCAAATATCGTATGATAAAATGTGGAAGCAAAGCATCGGGCTCTATGACGAAACTTAAATTGCCTTTGCTTGCTGTTGTTGCTGAGGCTTTCACCTGCTCCAAATATTTAATATCCACACCCCACCGTCTCGGGTTGAACCTGCCCTGACGCTTATTGTACTTCTGCAAGGGCGCCAAGAACTCCTTCCTCAGCCGCTCCCACTGATCATCCTCCTTTGATGATTGGTCTGGTTGTTGCGATTGCGACACCAAAGAGAAGAGCCGCCTGGCAGTGCTTTCGCTAAGCGCAATGGCGCGGATGGCATGGGCGTCTGTAAAAATATATTTGATTATTTTGACTTAAATTGAAAAGGATACAAAAGGCCTTTTATACAGACTCATTCTCTTGGAAGAGAATTAACCTAGCCTACAATTTAGCTATACAAAAAAGGAAGATTTTGTACAAATCAATTACAGACTTTGTTTCCTATTCTAAGCTAAGATATCAGGGATCTTGATATCATTGACttctcaacactccccctcaagttggagagtgaACGCCGAGAACTCCCAACTTGCGTATGATGGATAAGAAAGCCTCCTTTCCTAATGCCTTTGTGAAAACATCTGCAAGCTGGTTTGAAGAGGGAATGTATCTTGTGACAACCGAACCATCTTGTATCTTGTCTCGAATAAAATGACAATCAATCTCTATATGTCTAGTTCGTTCATGAAAAACTGGATTAGCAGCTATATGGAGCGCCGCTTTGTTGTCACAATGTAGCAAGGCCGGTTTTGGGTGAAGCAAACCTAGATCCTTCAGAAGATATTGAAGCCATGACAGTTCACAACAAGTTCCAGTCATGGCTCTATATTCGGCCTCTGCTGATGATAAAGAAACGGTCTTTTGTCTCTTTGACCTCCAAGAGATCAACGAAGAACCCAAAAAGACGCAATAACCTGTAGTTGACCTTCGTGTCGTAGGACATCCTGCCCAGTTTGAATCACAATATGCACTTaagtttaagttgttttgagaagagaaaaacaaaccCTATCCAGGCGTACTCTTCAAGTATTTCAGGATTCGGAGAGCTGCTTCCATGTGCGGTTGTCGTGGTTCATGCATGAATCGGCTCAACACATGCACGGGATAAGTGATGTCTGGCCTTGTAATAGTTAAATAGATCAATCGACCAACCAACCTTCTATACTTTGCCGGATCTTTAAGCAACTCACCAGTGTTAGAAAGTTTAACATTCTGCTCCATAGGAAACTCCACTGGgcgagctcccaaaagaccacTATCTTTCAAAATTTCTAAAGCGTATTTTCGCTGAGAAATAAAGATCCCTTTCTTTGACTGAGAAACCTCTATTCCCATAAAGTACTTCAAGTTACCAAGGTCCTTGATTTTGAAGTGACCATGAAGAAATCTTTTAAGAGCATTAATTCCTTCATGATCATTGCCAGTGATCAAAATATCGTCAACATAGATCAGGAGGGCTATAAAGGATTGCCCTTGCTGCCTCGTAAACAAAGAATAATCTGCCTTTGATTGGATATAACCAGCGGATTTAATTGCTTCTGAAAACTTTGCAAACCATTGCCGGGACGCTTGTTTCAAGCCGTAGAGGGATTTATTAAGGCGACACACGATATTCTCCCCCTGTCGCCGAAGACCAGGAGGAAGGGTCATATAGATTTCTTCATGaagatcaccatgaagaaaGGCGTTGTGGACATCAAGTTGGTGGAGAGACCAGTTGCGGGCAGCAGCGAGGGCTAACAAACAACGAACAGTGACCATCTTAGCAGTAGGGGAGAAGGTATCGTGATAATCAACACCTTCAAGTTGagtgtaacccttggctacaaGGCGAGCCTTATAACGTTCAATAGAACCATCAGAACGATGTTTGATCTTATAAACCCAACGACAACCAATGGGAGTTTTGCCGACAGGGAGAGGAGTGAGTGTCCAAGTATTAGTGGCCTCCAAAGCACGGAGTTCAGAGTCCATGGCAGCATGCCAATGGGAATGAAGAGCAGCCTGAGCATAAGTGTGAGGTTCGACCTGCCGACTGATAGAAGCAAGGAAAGATTTTTGTTGAGGTGAGAAACGATGATAAGTGAGAAAATTAGCAAGAGGATACCTTGTACCGGTGGTAGGACCTGTCGACGAAGATGATGAATCGATTGGTTGGGTAGAAGGCAAAGTAGGGCAAACATAATCACTGAAGCGAGCGGGAGGAGCTGAGCGACGGTCAGAGTGGCGAAGCACGGGTGCAGAGGGCACGGAAGGTGCTGGAGGCACGGGCGCTGGGAGCGCTGATATGGCAGGATCAGGTACAGAGGGAGATGTAGCATCAGACGCGGGAGGAAAAGACTCAACAGGTGACACGGGAGAAACAATGGGTGCGGAATGATCAGTGTAGTCAAGAAGGGGTTGAGGTAAGACAGGTCCTGGTTGGTCATCGGATGGGGATTGATGTTGGTAAGGGAAAATATGCTCGTGGAAAATAACATCACGGCTTGTAAAAAACTTATGGGTGGTGAGGTCGTAGAGTTTATAGGCTTTTTGGCCAACAGGATACCCTAGAAAAACACACTTATGAGAAATGTGAGTATTTGTGGCATAGGCAAGACATCCAAAGACTCGTAAGTGGGAATAGGTAGGGGATGTGGAATAGAAACGTTCAAAAGGTGTAGTGTTGGAAAGAACTTTGGTAGGGAGACGATTAATAAGGTGAACTGCTGTGAGCACACATTCACCCCAAAAACGAAGTGGGAGGTTGGCTTGAAAACGCAAACTACAGGCTGTTTCAAGGATGTGACGATGCTTGCGTTCtacaaccccattttgttggggcGTATAAACGCAAGAGTGTTGGTATATGACACCGTGTTCTTGGAAAAAATCACGAAGGGAGAAAAACTCACCTCCATTGTCCACACGGATTTGACAAACAAGTGTATTAAATTGAGTACGAACATAAGAGAAAAAATTCTTAAGGAGGTGTTGGGTCTCATTTTTGTGATGCATAAGAAAGATCCATGTGAAACGAGAATAATCATCTACTATAGTCAAAAAATATTTGGCTCCACAAGTAGAGGCAATTTTATAAGAACCCCAAATATCACAATGAATTAGATCAAAAGGTTTCTTGGTTGAAATGGTACTAACACCAAAAGGTAAACGACTTTGCTTGGCTAATGGACAAACATCGCAAGCATTATTAGACTGAAAAGGAAAATGTAACATGTTTTTGGACATAAAATCTAATCTAGATGATGACAAATGACCTAAACGTCGATGCCACAACTCTGTAGGTGATAGAACGATATTGCAGAAACGCCTCGAAGTGCCATCTTGGACAGGAGCCAATGCCACCAAATAGTAGAGTCCTCCTCGTTGCTTACCCAAACCAATCGTCCTCTTCGTGGTCAGGTCCTGCAAAATACACCAAGTGGGAAAAAAGGTGACGGAACAATTTAATCCTCCAGTAATTCGACTTACTGACATCAAATCTACATTAAAAGTAGGCACACACAACACATCTCGTAGCAAAAAGGTAGAACTCAAAGGTAAATCTCCAGTTGATACAATAGATGCTTGTTCTCCACTGGGCAATAAAACTGGCAGCATATTAGTATTTTTCACACTATGAGTGAGCAGTTTCGGTGAGGAGGTGATATGGTCCGTCGCACCACTATCGATAATCCATCGATGGAGATGCGAAGGATTTTTTGACAAACCTTTGGTAGTGGTGGCAGCATTGGCTTGTGGGGCTGCAAATGCATCTTTGCCATTCATAATACTGAGAATTTGTTGAAATTGAGAATCTGATAAACCTGACATCACAGACTGCATCTCTTGCACAGAAGGTCCTTCAGAGGAAACTATGTGAGCTGACGATGAGCCGGTGTCTCGCTTGGAGCGATTCCCACCACGGGGATTGGATTTGTTGGTTTTATGAAGACGATGCCCAGGTGGATATCCATGCAACTGATAGCAAGTATCAATAGTGTGGTAATCTTGATCGCAGTGCGTACAATGCATGGGTTTACGAGTGGAAGAGCCTGAGGACTTGGAATGGTGGCCCTGGCGAACTGCCATGGCTGCTGTTGCAGTAGTGGTGCGAGAAAGGCTCAAGGAGCGCTGTTTCTCCTCCTGTGAGATTGAGGAGTAAGCTTGACGTACAGTAGGCAAGGGATTCATCAAGAGGATTTGTCCTCGAACAGCACTATATGAATCATTGAGTCCCATAAGGAACTGTATCAACCTATTCCTTTCATTTTGAGCACCACATGTGCATGAGGATGAATCATTGTAGGAAGACAACTCGTCCCACAGACTCTTCAACTTGGTATAGTAGGCTGCAATAGAAAGTTGATCTTGAGAAAGACACGAAATATCCCGCTGTAATTGAAAAATCCGAGGAGCATTACTTTGGGAGTATCGCTCTTCCAATTCGTCCCAAATCTCATGAGCACCAGTCATGTAGAGAATGTTGTCTGAAATATCTGAATCGATTGAGTTGATGATCCAGGCAACAATCATGTCGTTGCATCTCTTCCATGCAGCATGATCGTTCGGTTGGGTTTTTGCTGGTGGTTGTGGAACAGTGCCGTCAACAAAACCAATCTTGTTTTTAGCACTCAAGGAAATCTTCATGGCTCGGGACCAGGTGGAATAGTTGTCCCCATTAAGGGGTTTCGAGACCAGCACCATAGCTGGGTGGTCTGAATGATGAATGAATAGTGGATTGGAAGCATCAGGCTTGCTTTCGCTCGAAGTTCGATCATCGGCCATGGCTAATGAtcaacgaaaaaaaaaacacgctGCTTGTGATGAACAGCGGCAAAGAGAAACAACAGCAGAAAAAGAACTAGGGTTTCGACCTAGCTCTTGATACcatgtaaaaatatatttgattattttgaattaaattGAAAAGGATACAAAAGGCCTTTTATACAGACTCATTCTCTTGGAAGAGAATTAACCTAGCCTACAATTTAGCTATACAAAAAAGGAAGATTTTGTACAAATCAATTACAGACTTTGTTTCCTATTCTAAGCTAAGATATCAGGGATCTTGATATCATTGACTTCTCAACAGCGTCGGAGGGGAATGTGGTGAGGAAACAGTCTGCGGCCTCGGAGACGTAGAGATCAGCAAAAGCATCAGCATCAATAGGACGTATAACAGAATCATGTTCCCGAGAATCATCCTCGTCATGATCGTCGTCATCAGTTAAATAATCAGAAGGCTTGAGTTCCAAATTTGTTCTGCTGCATCTTTTGAATATCGGACTTGAGCCGCTCCACGAAAATATCCATAGCGCGGTCGTGCAAGGACTTGTAATGCGGATCGCGGTCGTATCTCTGGCGGTGTTTCTCCTCCATCTCCTCCACCTCCGTCTCCTGCTGGTCCTGCGGAAGGAGAAGGCTGTAGAGAATCTCGACAATGGCGTACAATCCCCCGAAAGAGTCAAGGTTATGCGCCAGAGTTCTGGGGTGGTTGTGGTGGAGCCAAGACGTGGCCGCGGACGAGGCTTCCGGAGAGAAGTGATTTGTGGAGAGGTTGAAGATAAGCTTGAGGGTGGTGAGGGGGTTGTGGGACCAGGCGAATGGGAGCCGTTGCTCGAGAGAGTTGATGAGGGCAGTGTTAGTGTGGGAAGTACGGGCGGCAGATGCTGGTGGTGGTCGCACCTTGAAAAAGATATCGAGGCACGGGTAGCTgtagaaggaggaggaggagtagGAGGAAGCCATAATCTGAGGCTTAGCGGCGGCGTCAGCCACCTTGGACGCTATGAATCTTGTTGCGAGGTGGATTTGCGGAGGAGGAGCGACACCAACCACCCTTGTCAGTGAAGGAAAAGAAACAATGCTGCCTGGCCAGATTCTTCATCTCTAAATCTCAAATTCAAATTATGTCCCTCTCCGTTGGGTGGCGGTTGGAGTAGGAATTGTGGATCTTTATTTGTTGGAGAAGAAGATATGAGGATATAAATTGGGTCCGGGAGTTGTGCGTGTCATGTAATTCTCATGATTATTTATCCTTGTTT encodes:
- the LOC139194951 gene encoding uncharacterized protein, coding for MADDRTSSESKPDASNPLFIHHSDHPAMVLVSKPLNGDNYSTWSRAMKISLSAKNKIGFVDGTVPQPPAKTQPNDHAAWKRCNDMIVAWIINSIDSDISDNILYMTGAHEIWDELEERYSQSNAPRIFQLQRDISCLSQDQLSIAAYYTKLKSLWDELSSYNDSSSCTCGAQNERNRLIQFLMGLNDSYSAVRGQILLMNPLPTVRQAYSSISQEEKQRSLSLSRTTTATAAMAVRQGHHSKSSGSSTRKPMHCTHCDQDYHTIDTCYQLHGYPPGHRLHKTNKSNPRGGNRSKRDTGSSSAHIVSSEGPSVQEMQSVMSGLSDSQFQQILSIMNGKDAFAAPQANAATTTKGYPVGQKAYKLYDLTTHKFFTSRDVIFHEHIFPYQHQSPSDDQPGPVLPQPLLDYTDHSAPIVSPVSPVESFPPASDATSPSVPDPAISALPAPVPPAPSVPSAPVLRHSDRRSAPPARFSDYVCPTLPSTQPIDSSSSSTGPTTGTRYPLANFLTYHRFSPQQKSFLASISRQVEPHTYAQAALHSHWHAAMDSELRALEATNTWTLTPLPVGKTPIGCRWVYKIKHRSDGSIERYKARLVAKGYTQLEGVDYHDTFSPTAKMVTVRCLLALAAARNWSLHQLDVHNAFLHGDLHEEIYMTLPPGLRRQGENIVCRLNKSLYGLKQASRQWFAKFSEAIKSAGYIQSKADYSLFTRQQGQSFIALLIYVDDILITGNDHEGINALKRFLHGHFKIKDLGNLKYFMGIEVSQSKKGIFISQRKYALEILKDSGLLGARPVEFPMEQNVKLSNTGELLKDPAKYRRMSYDTKVNYRLLRLFGFFVDLLEVKETKDHAHAIRAIALSESTARRLFSLVSQSQQPDQSSKEDDQWERLRKEFLAPLQKYNKRQGRFNPRRWGVDIKYLEQVKASATTASKGNLSFVIEPDALLPHFIIRYLKDANVGEAAELQWNALLRKHKEGGKFRNCFAVCNMNRIMGGARELTASLGLFVSELNEEPAWKGKLISSAPLPAAAGDDHALLFRLPHLYSVPCNDGNGRPPGSSFAKAWETQYEAIRTMFKDKGSFLENGGDIGPHHVMEAAFSDKQFQALAVVD